The sequence cctttaaattaaatgcTCAAGAGTGGATAATTCAGGAAACAAGACAAATATATAGTTATTTCTGGCATGTTTGAAGCAGCTCTTATGTTTCTCTTTTATCTATTTATACATTAGACAAAGCATATCTAACTGTTCTTATAAAATACCTGTCAACATAAATTCCAAAATCAAGGACTGTTTGACAGAAATGGATTGAATTGGGTTTATGTGAAAcctcttttataatttttttttttaatgtttttgctttttgtataaatgtgtTGGCTTTATGAGAGCCATTAATATCTCAATTATTGTTCCCAAGAAATACTTAAAAGCAAATAATAAGAATTTCTATATCTGTGTTTCCTTTTTCTATTCTCAAATGTTCAACATGGATATTTAAACTTGTTccatacatttctttattttacttttgctATAAATCGTGTTAGCTCAGGAAACAGGATATAGAGGTAAAGTGAACCCAGGCATTGAAAATGttctatttttataatttatacagAAAATATAATGGTCATATTGAGAATAAACCTTTAACTATTCCGAAGGACATTGACCTGCATTTGGAGACAAAATCTGTTACTGAAGTGGATGCTTTAGGTAAGTGCAAGTATGTCTGGAAGAGAGTGCATTTTGGTATGTACTTGGAATAAGTACacaagatttatatattttaagaacctttttctactttttattttattttttttagctctaCACTATTTTCCTGAGTACCAGTGGTTGGTAGATTTTACTGTTGCAGCCACTGTGGTTTACCTTATCACTGAAGCCTACTACAGTTTGATGGGCCCATCCCAGGAAATGAATATTAGCATAGTATGGTGTATGCTTGTTCTGGCGTTTGCAGTGTATCCTTTCTTAAGAGAAAACAGGGGTTTTATTTAAAATAGCATCAAGGAGATGGTGACTCTAAGATGGTATTATCCCTAGGATATTGTTTGTTTAGCCCTTGTCGAACATCTGTCTTCCCAAGCTATCCACCCTTTTTTGGTCGTGTTTCGAAACCGCTGTAGAGTTAACGGTTGCTCAGTCCCAAATAATTATACCTGTCCCACAGCAAGATAATTCAAAAACATGCTTTTTTGTTAGACGTGCTGCAATAATTTTAACACTCATGGACCTTATAGGAATAGCACTACAGGAGCAAGGGGCAGCAGGTGAGAAAGTGTATAACAACTATCAAAGCAATTTAAATAGATTGCGTATCTTAATgattaaacatatatttattgtttGGGGGGCTACACTGAAACTGGTTTGAGAGATTTACTTTAAGATGTATTAATGATTCGTTTCTGGAGTTTGCTCATTTTGCCCAAAATGAGTCTGCCTCGACTTCTCTGGGGATTAATTGTGAGAATTTGGCCACAATTAGGAAAATCCTGCGTATGAGGTTTATAGATGACTGGTTCGTGTATGAACATATGGACAACATGAGACACATCTACTGGTTTTTGTGCCGAATTATAGAATACACTTATCTGTGATGTGGCCGATCCAGGTGTGATCCCTTTGGAACTTGATTTATGAAAAATGAAAGGAACATCATCTACAGCAAATTGTTGACAGCTGTGTATTTCTTAATATGGCTCTTAAATATTGTATATTATCTTTATTACTCCTTAACCAAACTCCACCAGTAAAGTGCTCTTCTCATTAACAACACATTACTTCAAAGTTCAAGATGGCGGAGAAAGGTCATTGTGCGTTACATTTGGATTTTTCTTCTTTGTCAaagcaatggcaattctcattgTGACTGAGAACTACTTGGAATTTGGACTTGAGACTGGTaagaataaacaataaataagttggaactaaaacattttatgtacatattaataactCTGTGTATATTTCACTTGCCATTGTAGGTTTTGCAATTATTCATGATTTGAGAACTTGCCTGATACAATTTGGAAGAAATAGCCAGACGAACATGTTTGGATTGGATGTTGCCTTTCATAGACTTTATATTTATCATTCTATTATTGTGACTAATGGAGAGGgcaaaaatccttcttcacttTCTCTAAAAGTAATAACCACTATTAGACAATGATCAGTATAAAGCCTTGCAAACATCCCATCACTGTGCACTTGTTAAAGTTAAGCTTACAGCTACTATCTTAGCTTACAGCTACTATCTTGCACCATGTTGTATTAAAATGAAGATATTTATTGAAGTTGCTCAGATCTGTCCTGTCCATGTGCATAAAGCATAGACGTCCGGTTTCATCCCGTGTGCTTTGACAGCATATATTGCTCCTTCAACGAAAGAGCACTACTTTTTATAATGCCTTAATTATTTCAATTTGATTAAAATGTCTATTTTTCTGTGCCGCTCAAATCTGCAGACTTGCGAATATTCACAATTGTCTATATATTTGAAATCTGCTCCGTAGGAAATAGTGGCTTTCTCATGAGCATATTATGGGGACATTTTACATGTAAATACTCTGAcattaaatgtgatttttttccccccttactTTGGCTTCTAATGGAATCTGTTTAGGCTTGGAACAGAGTTACTATCTCaataactggtttgttttccgtGCTGGGTGAACCTACTGGTTTTAATGgaagaaaatatataatgagCAGTGCACTGCCTTTTACAATACcttcaatttaaaggaacatgttGGTATTTTTTGTTCGATAAACCTCACCATCACTTGGCAAAGAACGAATGCATAATTTTGTGTTAAAACTGGCAATTATCTTTTTACCTTACATTATTTCTGTTTGCCTTGTTAGCAATTTATataacagaaaaacaaaatgttCTCGGTTGTCCTTGTACAAAGAAATCCACTTGCCTGCCATTACCATCTATGTTTTTCCTACAGGCTTTGCAAATTTTTCCGAGAGTGCTGTTCAGTTTCTCGAAAACCAAGGCCTTGAAACCAAGTAAGTGGTTTATTTTCTGTTATTGAAAAGGCGCTTGCTTGTTTGCAGTGTTTTGAACTCTACTTGCATGGTCATATGGCCTTGGTTATagcaaataataaatgtaatgcCCCTTAATTTCTTTGGAAGTTGTATTGAACGAAATATAATCCTAATTATTACTAGTTGTTGGATTTAGATTTTTCAATTCATGTAGCTCAGTTCTATTTGCTTTCACAGTTACCTGTTTGACTGCTTTTATTATATGTTTGAATGCATGCACTTTTGTTTCTCTGTTTAGAAATGTTTATTATATTATACTGGTATGCTTGCATGGACATTAGGTGTTTATAAGCATTATGTGGTGATTCCCAAGCTCCTGCAATGGATATGATAACGTGTGACTACAATCGAgcatatggtgcttggaatgttggCTTCTGGAAATATGACTCCCTGAAGCTCTCCTTTATGGATGCTGCCACCTTACCCCCTTGATTTGCGTATTGCTGCTTCATCCAATTTTGTACTTTTGCGCATGTACAAAAGTTTAAAACCGAAGTGAAAGATTAAGGAAGAGTGCATGTTCCTCCGTAGAACGTCTTATTACATGACTCTCAACAGTTGCTTGGAAATGACAAGTTGACAGCAGAGGCTCAATTTCGATATTCTCCACGaaacaatatctttttttttttttttttttctaaagaactCTCATCGCAGTCAATATGAGCGTTTCTCAAATATTCTTTTAGACTGCCTTTAATATTCAAAAATGGCAGTGTCCAGTTTCTGGTATTATAGCAAGATACATTTTTCACTTTAGAATGCTGTGTTTTCGGTTGTGTTCTTCTTAAATGTGACTTCTTGAAATCCAACTTTTATGTGGTTTATTATATATCCTTCTCTTCtgttaattttttccttttttttttttacggtgcAATAAAACAGACTTACAGAGCTTTGAAAAAGGGTTAAGGTttggggtgtttttgtatgtgtgtttttttttttatatactttacaaTTATTTTGTAGGCATTTTGGACCTGCCTAATCGACTGCAGTTTCTCGTTTGTTTAAAACTTATTGTATAAATCAGTTCTATTTTCTGGCCCTCTTTGATAGAAGTGAAAGTGGGAATAACTAAAGCTATTCGATATCTCTCACTATAGAGGTCCAGTCTCGCAGCTGACTTTCAAGTTCCTTCTTGCTGTCCTGTGTTCATTCATTGGGGCTTTCTTGACATTCCCTGGCTTGCGCATTGCCCAGATGCACCTGGATGCACTAAACCAAACAACGGAGAAACTGACTCAGTAAGATGAGAATAATGTCATTTATGTTAATTCCTGAATGAAACTAAAGCCAGTGGCAGGGTTTGCTGATTAGCAGTAGGACATCTCACAAAAACATGCTGATGTTccctctgtttttatttttcaggttTCTACTCCATATAAACTTTTTAGCTCCTCTCTTAATGGTTCTGCTTTGGGTGAAGCCAATAACCAAGGATTATATTCTGAATCCACCATTAGGCAAGGAAAGTGTGCCTTTGTAAGTTTTCTTATTAAAATACTTGTTTATGTGTCACAACAGCTGGGGAATTGAAATGTAAGAAGgtacatatttttgtatgttgGATGACAGAGCTTTACAAGAATGTTGGTGTCCCTTCCAGTCTTTTACAGAAAGTTACTTAATGCAGCATAATCCCTGAATTACTGTAGTGTCCCTCAATTGGAAGGATACATCTTTTAACTATCGCTAGATAGCTGTAAACTGCAGCATATCCATCTCTCTATCTGTGAAatctattatcattttttttttttctttctctttcttctccCCATACATCATTTGTGGCAGTACTAGGCATGTTCCTCCTCTGGACATGTAGTCATAAGAATGCAATAAAATAGACTGAGATCCCCAGCTAAGCTGTTTATTTATCCCTTGTAGAATGACTGAGGACTCCTTTAATTCCTTACGTCTCTGGATCATCATTTTGTTGTGTGCATTGAGACTGGCTTTGATGCGTCATCACATGCAAGCGTATTTAAATTTAGCACAAAAATGTGTGGATCAAATGAAGAAGGAAGCAGGCAGAATAAGCATTGTGGAACTACAGAAAATGGTAAGATgtagtatagaatggtcaaactTATATAtgatgctttaaaggaacactatagggtcaggaacacaaacatgtattcctgaccctataatgtttattccaccatttaggtggcttgccatcCCTTAGAAAATGTTAAAATTCACCTTATTTCCTCAGCCATGCAGGTCCGCCGGCGCTGTCCCTGCCCCTGATCCGCCttcttggtgacatcagaatttttcagtcaatccaatgcactTCCATAGGGCATCCCCTATGGAagtgcattggattgactgaaaatttctgatgatgtcaccaagaaggcggatcaggggcaggaccaaacactgttttggccaatcacctcctcctagagatgcattgaatcaatgcatctcatgaagaacattcagcgtccccatgcagagtgtggagaggctgaatggcagtgctgcctactgtgcatcactaccccaggaagcacctccagtggccatctgaggagtggccactggaggtatatcTAGGGGTCATTGTAAACACTGCTTTATCTCTGAAAAGgtatttacatgaaaatgcatgcAGGAAATGattatagtcagcagaacaattgcattaagcagtagttgttctggtgactatagcatccctttaatgtTTGATACGTGTATATGTTGGTAAGATAGGACTGCAATTTCCTGCTTCTCAAAGTTTCCATAACTTGAGTAATGGTGAAATATcttatattcattattttaatCCATGGTAGTGGCATGCGATCTTCCATTGTTACGGtgcatttttctttgctgctgtccttTTAGTTGTCTGTAATTTTATTTTGAGCCACGTTGCTTCATCTATCTTGTGGAATTCTAACCGTAATTTTCTTGGTTTTAGGTTGCTCGTGTGTTCTATTACCTTTGTGTTATTGCACTACAATATATGGCCCCTCTGGTGATGCTCCTCCACTTGACTCTGCTTCTAAAAACTCTAGGTATGAAAGGCTACTCTGGGTTAATGTTCACAAAGTGTTCTAGAAATGGATGGGTGTGTACATAGTGCAGGAAATGGACTTCCCATTCACAGATGGGTATATACATTGTGCAGGAGAATCCACGCTGTCCAAAAATGTCACTTAATGTGCTATTTGAAACATTGCAAGTAATGTCTACTTAAAATTGTGGTTTAGTACTTATTCGTTCagtgttttaatttatatatatatatatatatatatatatatatatatatattttttttttttttttattattattaggtaaTCACACATGGGGCTTCTATGAGGATTCAGATCATTCACCGGATGTTGGTCATGGATCGCACTCTCTTGTTTCTGAACTTCCGTGTCCTgatgaaaaaacaaaagcaaCCGTTAGCCAAATTACAATGGCACTAGGTGgactaaaaaacatttttactccTCTGCTTTTTCGGGGACTGCTATCATTTCTCACCTGGTGGATTGCAGTCTGCCTTTTCTCTATAAACCTATTTGGTTTGTTTTACCACCAGTATTTAATTGTGGCATGATTTAGACTTAATCATAATGTTCAAAGGACCAACATAAGGCCAGATGTACTGGTACAGCACAAGTCTACATGCAAATATGCCGACCGCAACATGTCTTGTTTCAATGTTTCCTCTGGAATCTCAGGGTAAATATTGTTTAGAATCACTGTTGAGCAATTAATCTTCATTACCTCAGTGGAAGAATACTTAACTGCTGATTTTGATCCtgttataagttttttttttttttttttttttttttttttttttcttctttcttctacTTTTTTCTTCAAAGACATCACTCCCATTAAACTTGTTTTGCACTCACATTGTTCTTAGATTTTCACCAAGTATGGATGACCACTCTAAAAagagtgccttttttttttttccatttaccgTTGTATGactttttttctaactttttttttgtctaactTTTTATCTCTGTAACTATCTGAGCCATATGAAGAAAGATGAGGTTTAACAATAACCAAGAAATAAATTGTTACTACTGTTGGAGCTGTCAATTTTTAATGACATAGTCCAACAGGACAGAATGTATTTCTACTGTATATTACAGTAAAGAAAGCTGTGTGGGCGTACACAAGCAACTGCGTGTTTTCCTGAACCCTTAATATGCCTGAACGGCAATTGTGTTTGTCACAGGCAAATGTTGTTCAGTAGTTTAGTTCGatttaaatctgtttaatcaATGACACTTGACAGATGTTGGTGCTAGTGTTCAAGCCACACAGGGCTGTGTGAGGTGTATATGCTAACGTAATTGTTTAATAATCTAAATCATATCGCTCAAAATAATCGCTTTTAAATTGCTTGGCAAACTTGGAATCTGGTGGTGGGGGAAAGATATgttgtatattaaatatataatatatctacattttaaaatcattttgaaACAATGTTGTTACATGTATAGAATTATCAAAATTTGTCATCCAACACTCAATTATTTATGTTTCCCCCTCTTCCCCCATATTTCTTTAAGGGCTTTATTGCGAATTGTTCATTATAaactgcctgtaaaatatatataatttttttttttacatgcaaaaatatatgtatatgcaaaggttttaaaacttttatataatttatacgtTCCAGACGCGCACACTTttgtttgtggattttttttttttttcttcattaagcATCCTGTTGAATAAAACATTTGTAGCCCAGAGAATGTTAATCCTTACACCATTCGTTCATGGGTAATACGTAGGTTCCCACGGTGCCACAAAATCCAACAATGGCAGGAATTCACTGGATAGGCCAAAAAGCAACTGTCAAAGCCTTGTTCATTTTGACTGCACTTTCCATTGCTTGAGTAACCCACGTGGCCTTATATAGAGTTTTTCAACTTGCTTGTCAGAAGTCTCGTTAGAAACTTCT comes from Pelobates fuscus isolate aPelFus1 chromosome 5, aPelFus1.pri, whole genome shotgun sequence and encodes:
- the TMEM161B gene encoding transmembrane protein 161B, encoding MGVIGVQLVVTMVMASVLQKVIPHYSLARWLLCNGSLYWYQHPTEDELRTLAGKQQLKGKGKKDRKYNGHIENKPLTIPKDIDLHLETKSVTEVDALALHYFPEYQWLVDFTVAATVVYLITEAYYSLMGPSQEMNISIVWCMLVLAFAVKVLFSLTTHYFKVQDGGERSLCVTFGFFFFVKAMAILIVTENYLEFGLETGFANFSESAVQFLENQGLETKGPVSQLTFKFLLAVLCSFIGAFLTFPGLRIAQMHLDALNQTTEKLTQFLLHINFLAPLLMVLLWVKPITKDYILNPPLGKESVPLMTEDSFNSLRLWIIILLCALRLALMRHHMQAYLNLAQKCVDQMKKEAGRISIVELQKMVARVFYYLCVIALQYMAPLVMLLHLTLLLKTLGNHTWGFYEDSDHSPDVGHGSHSLVSELPCPDEKTKATVSQITMALGGLKNIFTPLLFRGLLSFLTWWIAVCLFSINLFGLFYHQYLIVA